TACTTGGAAGCTTCGTAGTCTTTTTCCGTCACTACATCCCTTCTCTACCGCACGACATGAGTTAAACTCTACTCTACCTTCCGCACCCCCAGGCCCTGTCGCAGGCCcacatccgcgtggtgcgacgcagcgctagacacacGTCACAGCAATGCGCCCACCCAGTCATCTGAGGGCATGCCCTCTGCCTCAGAgctccccacccaccacgcgccgcctcgcaggtcgccccaccgccgcacccatcatgccggtcgtCGTATTGTGCGTCGCCCTCACGGTGGCTCTCAGGCTCACCgcaccagtaggcagtgcgagggccggaggagggagggcggatGCGCGCAAGCCACGCTGACAGCTCGCAAGCATCGTATGGGTCATGCAAACGTGCTCACTGTCGCGGGTCGCTccgaagcagcgccatccaagacctggccgccggcatccgcgacgacgactcgctctgacctccccacgtccTAGTNNNNNNNNNNNNNNNNNNNNNNNNNNNNNNNNNNNNNNNNNNNNNNNNNNNNNNNNNNNNNNNNNNNNNNNNNNNNNNNNNNNNNNNNNNNNNNNNNNNACCATTACTTTGTGAGTGAATCACCGCCACCCCATAACCCGATCGTGATAGACCGAAACCCGAAAACATTGGTTTTTCGGCCTTACCAATACGCGTCCTCCTGCCATAGACCGTCGGTCAGACCGCTATGCTACCTCCTACTCTACCTTCCGCACCCCCAGGCCCTGTCGCAGGCCcacatccgcgtggtgcgacgcagcgctagacacacGTCACAGCAATGCGCCCACCCAGTCATCTGAGGGCATGCCCTCTGCCTCAGAgctccccacccaccacgcgccgcctcgcaggtcgccccaccgccgcacccatcatgccggtcgtCGTATTGTGCGTCGCCCTCACGGTGGCTCTCAGGCTCACCgcaccagtaggcagtgcgagggccggaggagggagggcggatGCGCGCAAGCCACGCTGACAGCTCGCAAGCATCGTATGGGTCATGCAAACGTGCTCACTGTCGCGGGTCGCTccgaagcagcgccatccaagacctggccgccggcatccgcgacgacgactcgctctgacctccccacgtccTAGTCACCGGGCccctgtcaccgccagaggtggtgcagcattcgcaggggatggggagagggtgCACTCGATCCTGCGCTGTCACGCGCTGACGCGCGCCCGCTTCCCGTCATGGGGGGCATCATAATTTTAAAAGTAAGACGAAAAGGAGTTAGGAACAAAATCGAAGAAGAGGAACAGGTCAGGAAAACGATGTGCGTAGACACATTCACACAAATGCCCGTGgcagcgcacgtgcacaccgcCGTATACGCCACTCAGAAGGAAGGAAGGCCAAGgaacggcacacacacacacacaaagaaaaaaacgagagagagagagagcagcgcaaaaaaaaaaatgggcCCGCACACAACGCAACGGGAACAgaagaaacaacaacagcaaccgAGATGTATANNNNNNNNNNNNNNNNNNNNNNNNNNNNNNNNNNNNNNNNNNNNNNNNNNNNNNNNNNNNNNNNNNNNNNNNNNNNNNNNNNNNNNNNNNNNNNNNNNNGGTGGTGCAGCATTCGCaggggatggggagagggtgCACTCGATCCTGCGCTGCCACGCGCTGAGGCACGCCCGCTTCCCGTCATGAGGGGCATCATAATTTTAAAAGTAAGACGAAAAGGAGTTAGGAACAAAATCGAAGAAGAGGAACAGGTCAGGAAAACGATGTGCGTAGACACATTCACACAAATGCCCGTGgcagcgcacgtgcacaccgcCGTATACGCCACTCAGAAGGAAGGAAGGCCAAGgaacggcacacacacacacacaaagaaaaaaacgagagagagagagagcagcgcaaaaaaaaaaatgggcCCGCACACAACGCAACGGGAACAgaagaaacaacaacagcaaccgAGATGTatacatatgtatatatacatatatgtattTACGTACATacagatatatatatatatatgcatgtgcatgtTTTCTGTaaatgtgtgcgtgtgtgtggcagcCCAAGACACGTTTTTATTTCGTTCGTATTCGTGTACCTCTTTTTTCCCCTTGTATGTCTGTGTATATCCGTGTGTGGCTGTTGCGGTTGCGGTGCTTGACTTTCCACTGGTGGCTCCCTTGCGGGTTTGCCGTGTGTGCTTTTGGTtgcggtgatggcggtgactgcagcagcagataTGACGGCAGGCCACAGCACGGAGGCGGAAGGGTGAGACGGTccgggggagagggcaggGAGGGGATGTAAAGGAAATGAAACGTAGCTGTCGCCGGGGTGTTTTCGTAGCGAAGAAGAGACGTGAAATCACgcacaaaaaaggaaaacgagaTGGCACCACAATAACCAGTTAAAGGAGAActagaaaaaaaagaaaacacgcacacacacacacgcacaaagatAAAAAGGGCGGGAACAGGATGATGACAACCAAGTAAAGCAAAAGGAAGGTGCttgtgggtgggtggagacACACGATCAGTGAGGTGCACAGGAGGAGTCAGGCTTCACGGAAGAAAACAGAAGTGGGGGGGGAGAAACATGGTGCGCCGTGCACCATCGATGCTCTCCCGCGGATACTCCATCAGACACACTCACTCAACTTCATGCAGAGGGAAAGACACGACGCTGCAAACGCATCCCTCTTTCGCTCTGAGTGTGTATCAACATCGAGAGGACGaggcagcggaagcggcagcagcgtggaTAAAATGTACAACGGCGCATGCGGAGAACGTGGTCAGCCAACGAACACAACAAAccctaaaaaaaaaaggaagaggcaTGCAGATTTccttcgtgtgcgtgtgtgtgtgggcagATCACTTCGCCGCCTTTCGCAGATGCCCCCACTAACCAGAAGAAAAGAAACCAAAGCAAACAAGTGAAACCAAAACAAGCATCATGGGTATTCGTCTTGCTTCATGGCCGCAGccaccagctccgcctgtCGCGCCATGCGCGTGAGGAAGGCGTCTGTGTACAGGCCTCGCTCTACCTCCGTGACCTGGAACATAGACAATGGCATGAGGCGGCCAttcggcagccgcagcgccgcagacgcAACCCCGTCATCTTCGCTGGGGGAATTTGTCGTTCCACTTGCCATGGCAGTTGCAGTATCGCGGCCTACTGCTCCCAGTTGAGCATCTGCAGCGCTGAAGAGGTCGTCAAAGAAGGGGTGTTCAaccagctccgccgcagtGAGCCGCTTGTCAGGTGCGTAGCACAGCAACGACGCAAcaagcgccaccgcctccgtaGGTGTGTCAGCGGGGAAGAGCCTTCGCCACGGTATCGCGTGCACCTTCAGAACATCGTAGTACTCCTCAAACGGCGTAGGTGCCACGTCATCCAGCGTGGCCGTGGCTGCAGttgacggtggcgcagagaACGCCGTCTTGTAATCCCGAGGGTCTTTGGTGGAggacgacggtggcgatgccGTCGCCATACCAGGCGATGCCGAGGCCTGAGACGAGATGCCATCGTCTAGCGCGTCGCGCAGAAAGTCTCCATGACCATCGACGTCATATCCGccctgctgcgcgccgccacgcaactcgacgtcgtcctcctcctccgcctggTAGTCCACCTCAAGTTCCAGGCCGCAGGATCGATCCTGCCgcaccccgccgccgctgccagaaTGAGGATCGGTGTCGAGGCtctggtggcggtgcatggcgcgggtgcgcagcagcgcctctgcacACTGGGGGTTCATGGCGTACATCTCCCGTTTCGACGGCGCCCCCAGCACCTTAAACAGCTCCGCCATTTGATCGATCGAGGTGCAGCCACGGAAGAGGGGCTTGCCCGACTCGCGCAAGAGCTCCGCGGCGATGCAGCCAAACGACCACATGTCAACGGCGCAACCATAGTGCAGCGCACCGAAAAGTAGCTCAGGAGCTCGGTAGTAGCGGGAGCAGATATACGACACGTTCTTCTCCTCTGCAGGTCGCGCTATCTGCTTTGCACTGCCAAAGTCGCAGACCTGCACGCGGCCGGTGTCAGGGTCGACAAGGACGTTGGCAGGCTTCAAATCACGGTGGCAGACATGGCGCACATGCATGAACGCCAACGCCCGGGCCAGCTGGAACAGCACCACCTTCACCCAGCGCAGGGGAAGGTGGTTGAAAgcatcaccaccgctgccgccggtgctgctgtggcggctgctgttgctacCGTTGCAGCCGGTCCCGGCGTGCTTGGGTGACGCCGGGGGGCTGTCTGCCGTGCCTTCCGGCAGCTCGCCGGACAacagctctgccgctgcctgctcCGGCGAAGCGAGGGGAGATGGCGAGCTGGATGTGACCATAGTGGGCATGTCGTGAAACCGAAAATAGTACTTCTTCACATAGCACAGGTCCATCGGTAAGTAGCTCATCACCATCTCGAGATATGCAAACGCCGCCAGGGGAGCTGAAACCGGCGGGGCACTCgtggaagcggcgccgctgccaccgcttaAGGGGTaccgatgcgctgctgggTGGTGCGATGGCAGGGACTCAAAGCCCGCACTGGCACCCCCGACGCCGACCATGTCCGGCCCCAGCGCTTGCTCTGATGAGGCGGTGTCGTAGGTGACATAGAAGTCAAGCAGTTCGACGATGTTCGGATGGTGTGTGCCAGGCCACAGGTGCACGTCCTCCACGGTGTGCGAGGATGACGATGCTGACAGGAAGGACGTAGACGAGGCCCTTGCCGCGCCACCGGGGAGTCGCGACGCGTCATTGCTGTCGACAACAGTGTGCGatggctgctggtgccgcggGTTGTCGACGAGAACGGAGTTCAAGATCGCCACCTCGCGGTTATGCAGGCGGGCGTCATAGTGAACACGCTTGATGGCAACTTTGACACCTGTATGCACCTCCTCGGCGAGAAGAACGACACCGAAGCTGCCACGGCCCACGTAGCGCAGCGGCCTGTACATGGGGGCCGTTGCCTGAGACGGGGATgcaccgtcgctgctcaCGGTCCTATGCAGTTGCGGGCGAGATGCGGCTgatgcacgcgcagaggCGCGAGAGACCGACAAGGGCCGTCGAGACCGCACTGACTTCTCTGACATCACCTGAAGTgtgggaagggggaagggggggcgGAAGAACGCAAAACGCGAGAAGCAGGAAGACGTAGAAAGAGGGGTGAAGGGGCAGTACTAGGATAGCGCCTTTGGTGAGTGTGCTATTCGTGTGAAAGTGCGTATACGAGCGACAGGGACCCGATGGCGCGAAgacccgctgccgcaccgagACGCTCGccgaggcacacacacacacgcgcgcgcgcaggaaAGCCTTCTGCGATGAAGGGCAAGAaacacgaggaggaggagcggggcTCGAGGAGGGGACAGCAAATAGAAAGAAGCGTGAACAGAGAAGTAAGCGAaagacgtgcacgcacacgcacgcgcccatGCACGACCCAGAGCAAATGGGTGGGTGAGCGAGTGGGTGAACACGTGAGCGAGTGAgttggggtgggggagagaagaTAATAACAAAACGACAACACGAAAACACGAAACCAGTCAAAATGGTGATGATGCACAGTTACGGGATAATGAGCGTGTTGTGTACCCGCGTCGAGAAAATGGAGATGAAGGGAGATGCAGGGCTTTCTTTTTGCCGTGCTCACACCTTTTTCCTGTACAGAGACACGCTCCTTCGCTgttcgcgcagcacgccggcCAGAGCAGTGGTACTTCAACCGCCAACGACTTTGTGGTGCAGATACACGTGGCCagggtgcggcagcggtggtagTTGCATGTATGTACGTTCGTGCGTATACGAGGCAGGTGTGCACGAAAGCCCGCAGATTGAAAAGGTGGGAGTGTGGTCGCGCGAGATACACGAGTAGAAAGCgcaaaggagggaggaacgAAAGCGAAGGATGGCAGAGTCCGATGCAGACAAGGTGTAGAGAAggcaggggggaggaggacggagGAGAATATGCGTGCAGAAAGAAGACGAAAACAACGAGGCGAAAGAGCGGTACGGTGGCCCGCGCGAACGCCACGTGTGGGTGGCCCACATCGCAGCCAACACGGCCAAAAGAGGGACCGGTGTGAAGCTATCCTGCTCGAGATCATACGACGACGGCGTAGAGGATGCAAAACagggtggggaagggggcatAGGCATGGCGACACTCTAGGAGTGCGCGAAGGTAGCAGATTACTTCCCTGCAAGTTTGTCAAGTTGTTCTTGTTTTCCGATGTAACGACATCGctgagagggaggagagcgaaGTGCAGGATATGATATGTCATCCCCAACACGGCCTCAATCGTTGTTtaaggggagaggggaaagacggagaagacgacacaaaaagagagggagtgggggcgTGGCGAGGCGAGGCaaggcgggggaggaggggggaaaaggaaggaagggagaggaagagaggcgtGACGTCttcgctccccctccctcccttcctctccccctctcctcccccgcctctccaCTGCTTCTACTGCCGTGCAATCTCGATCACGCGCGGCTCCCTCAGCCCTTCTGTTCTCCGTCCCACTCTTCCCACTCGTTCGGCACGACGTGGGCAGCCGCACGCCCTCCTGTGAGGCCTTTTATGCGTGTCCTTTCGCCTGTACGTGAGTCTCGCATAGGCACACTCAAGTCGCTCAAGCATGGAAAGAAAGTGCCCAGAGAGAAATCAAGagaagaaacacacacacatatatatatagcgAGCGCGCGTACCAGAACAATAGAGAAACACAAGCGAACGAACCGCGACGAGGAGAGAACGGAACCAGAATCGAGCTCACTGCCGACGTCCTGCCGGCATGCCCGAAGGTGCGCGACCCACAGGCCCACAGAcgagagcgcgcgtgcgtaACGCAAAGGAAGGCAAATGCGAGATCGGATACGCGACAGCACCCACCTTGTGCAAGCCCACCCCCTCATCCCCCCACCTGTGTCTCGAGGGGCCCAAtacagcgaaaaaaaaagcagcaaACCAACGATGACATCACCATTCCATTCAAGATGCTGAAGCGGCACCAGGTAGAGGGAGGATGAGGTAAGCGCCGGCAGTGGCTGGAAGGTAaccggggaggagggggctgACGCACTCTGTCCAAACTCCACAGTGAATAGACCACACagggtgaggagggggagaccGCACGGCTTCagggggggaaggggtaGCGGCTCTTGTCGCATACCCACAGTTTCATCGTCGCGGGTTAATGTTGGCCTTCTCGATGTAGTCGCCCAGCTTACCTGAGACGTTTGTTATGGttgccgccggcggcctcCATGGTAGCACGCCGTTGTAAGATGTCGGGTCGCGCGGGTCGGGCTTCATGAACGACTTCTGGAAGGCCTCTGAGCACGTCTCTAGCACCTCAAATGGCGAGGCCACCGTCGGGTCGCGCTGGCACTTCCACACAGCCTTGCTTTTGTGCTCATCCATCTGGTCCTTGTCCGACGCGCCGCTGATCACGCGACTGAAAGTGGTCAGTAGCTGCACGCACTTGCCCTTGTTGTCGATCGTCTCTTCGTTGTAGCGGCGAAGCGCGTTCAGGGCGCGGCCTAGGTCCGTCTTGATGAGGTGCTCGCGGCTCACACCCATGAACGCAGTGAGGTCCTCCGTCGCAGCAATGCTGCCTTCCATCGGTAAAGAGACCAGGATATcgagcgctgctgtgcgcagCTCGTACGGCGCTGGATCAGCGCGGTCGACATCGTAGAGCCAGTAGCTCAGCTCCTGCAGGATGCCCGCCTCGACGAGCGGACCCACTATGTACCCCTGCCGGCACCGAGCCTGCACAATGCTCTTGAGAGCGACGCGGTTGAGCGGGAAGGCGCCGGGGAAGGTGTTGCGGCCGCTAATGATGTCTTCGTCCAGCTGTCGAGCCTTCGCCATCGCAGCGACCAGCTCCTTGGCAATGGCGGCGAGCTCCGCAGAACTCgtcttgcgctgcgccgccttttTGACCGCCTTTTCGGTCCGCATCTTGGACTCGCGCAGGGCAGCCTTCTTCAAACGCGCCtcgatggcggccgccgcgtcggaGAGAtcggccgccggcaccagccCGAGCTCGCCATCCACATCATCCGCGCCGTCCGCCATGCTCAGGAACATGCTCCCCTcaccaccgtcgtcgtcgtggtcGTCCCTGCGCGCCTTGGTGCCCGTCTTCttgcggctgccgcttgcCTTCTTGTGCTTGGAGGCCTTCTCCTTGCCCTTCGACTTTTGAGAGCCGGCCTtcttgctgctcttgtgCCTGTCCTTCTTCGACTGGGAGGCCTTGTGCAGTTTCTTCCACCGCTTGTACAGCCTCTTACCCAACCGCTTTGCCGCCTTCTTATCCCCGATGCTCAGCAGCATCACGTCATCCGCGTGGCCGCCctccgctgcaccggcagACGCTCCGGCGTGACCTTCCGCACCAGagggcgcgccgccgtcgcgaaAATCTACCGCATCCTCCACCTGCTCCTCATCGTTGTCAGcgacgtcgctgccgtcgtcctcTTCGTCGCCGCCACTTCGCCCTGCCTCAGCGTCGTTGTTGTCGTTCTCCTCTGCGTCCGCGATGGTTGCGCGAAGGACGTGCTCGAAGGTCCAGCTACTACCGTCATCAGTGTCCGCGCCTGCAGCCGCCGGACTACCGGGCCCACCCCCCACGTAGCCGCTCGCGACGACTGAATCCTCGCTGTCCGTGTGAACGGGGAGCGAGGCGGGCACCAGGCCCAGAATGGAGTCTTCCTCCTCCATATTCTGACGAGTTTCGGCTGCCAccggaaaaaaaatgaagcACGACCGTACAGATGACGCCCAAAACAACGTGTTAATGCCTTAGGCCTGCCTCCAACAGGCACATGCACCACGGAAGGGGCAGAAcgagcgggagggagggagggaggaccTGGGTTCGCCGTGTCCACAAGACCCAATCGCTGTGGGTGGGTATCTGTATGTATGGGCTCACGTACTCTGTGAACGCGTCCGCCAGCCATGTGGACCAACACCGTGAGGGGGCGCGGGCGGGCGTACAAGCACGAGAGACAGAAGGTtcggacacacacacaagcacagacgTAGAAAGACGCATGTGCCAAGAAAGACGGCGAGGGGATCAAATGCATGAATGAGAGCGAGTCCGCGAGAAAGAGGCCATGCGCACATCTCGGACAGCACTCGCGCGGCACCAGAGCGGCACTATGGACTCCGGCGCCGCGTGTGTGATACCCGTGTTCCTGAAGCGATGCCTGCCTTGGCAACCTGCTCGTGAGAAATGTGCACACAACTGGCAGTCACGAGGAGAGCCTTcagcttgtgtgtgcgtgtgtgtgtgggggaaggagggaaggaatAGCAGTAGCAGGGACGGCCATGGCTAGCCAGACACATACGCAGATaccaacgcacgcacagacccccccccttccgCGTACACAAACTACGCAAACGCCGTTGTCACAGCCCTCAGCGGCCATTACTAGGATCTACAGGTACCGCCACTGGGAGCTCCGCATCCATGAACCAGTGTACTGCATGCTGCTGGGTGTGCCAGATGAGCACGTCAGCACTCCCGATGGCCGACGCGAGCCACGAGAAGGGGGCCAGAGAGGCCCACTCGGACTGCTCCGGCGATTCTGCAGGAGGTTATCAGTACCGACGGCCCGCGTgccagcagcttcgccaaCAGTAGTCTTCATGAGATGCACACGGTACCGCCATGCCACGCtgaaagggaggaggagctcatCGTGCCGTGAAGTGGCGCCGCTCCTTGCATCGCAAGCCTCCATGTGGCGGTcgccgtgccgcagcgggcgCCACACGGAATCGCATTCGACGTACGCTACAGATAACTGCACGTCATGGAGGGAGACGGGCGGCGCCTGCGAGAACCACGTGCGCGCCGTGTGttcagctgcgccatcgGCTCGCGCCGCTTTCTTTCCTGGCTGGCGCTCGACCTCAACGCCGACCTCGCTGAAGCTCACCGCCGGAACCTGCGCCAGGGACCATGCGGCGTGAGAGACGGGCACGATTGGCGACGGATGCATGTGGGGGGAACGCAGCCGCTGTACCAGGTCTGAGGCGGCAAGCACCATCGCAGGAGATGGTAGGTCACCGCAAGCGTCGCTTCGGCTCTGCGGATGCCCGCCCGAGAGAGAGCTCACAGAAGCCAGGCTTTCTGAcggtgacgaggaggaaggccAGCAAGCGCCACAACCCCTCGCCACGCTCCCTCCCGCCTCCACCAACATCACCGCACACTTGAGACGACGCTGCAAAAGGCACAGCACGTAATGCAGAAGCGGGATGGCCTGACCGGACGCGcgctcgagcagcgctgACGTCGACATTCGCCCCATAAACCCGTCCACGATACACAGCGGTACGATGTCCACCTCATGCAGCGTGGAGGTGCGAGCAGCCGTGGGggacgacgcggcagcggataAAGCTGCCAACGATGaggcgggggcagcggcagcagcggtggccgtcACCGCACCGGAATCCGTGAAAGACAGCGAGGACGGAAACACCAACTCGGTCCTCATCTTCGGCTCCCTCGACGCACTAGGCtgcccgctgccgcgcgaaCATGtcacaccacacacacgtgagGAGGGCGAGTTTGGCGTGCCTTCTGGACCCGAAGCCTCTGGAGCACCATCGGCTACGGTAACGGTGGGGAACGTGTAGGCCTGGCACACGGCGTAGAAGTCCTCCATGGAAGTGCAAGGCAGCACCTCTACTCGCCGCACAGCGTCCAGCACCGCTCGCTGACGGGCTCGAAGTTGAGCTTCGGAGTTGAGCGACTGCAAGCACGGTTccgacgacgccgtgcgAGCAGAAACTGGTGACGAGGCAGTGCGCCCTGCACAGCCCATCTGTGTGAAGTTTTGGGCATCGTGCAGCGTTGCGGCGTCGCCTTGTCGCACGCTTAGTGCCTcttgccgccgtggctgcaACGCCATCCACTGCCTTTCAATGGTCACCGCAAACCTTGCCAGCGAGAAGGCTTGACTCGTCGGGGCGTTGAGGAACAGTACACgaccgccgcgcagcgcgtgtgcggcggccACCTCGTAGGCCAAGCGCTGCTCAGCCGCTGGTGAAGCAAAAGAAGAGATGAGCGCTCCCTCGCCAGTCGCGGATGCACGCGTCGatgacggcgcggcggcagcggcagtggtaACCAAGCAGACGGAATTCATGCCCAGCTCAGCGCACGCGTCGCCTGTGGTGCCCTCGTCGGCAGCCGCGGTAGCATCgaacgctgctgccggcgaaACGGAAGGTGCATCTTTGCCCGTGTCAGAATCGCAACTGCTGGCGGCGTGCTGTAGCTTGAACACGTGCGGGGGCAACAGCTGTACCGGAATCGCATGGAGTCTCTGGACGACCGACCTGGCACTCTCtcggtgacggtggcgaggGAGAACTGCGGTGGTAGTGGCGGGCATCTTGACAGAACTGAAAAGACCCTTGCCCACGTTTTGCACAACTAAGTTTGAGCGGGCTTTTGTTTacattctttttttttcccgctCTGATGCAGAGCATGGGTAGAGTAGCGGAAGTCATCCTTTCCCCcgagtttgtgtgtgtgtaagagCGAGGCGTGTGAAAGAAAGCGAGGCGTCAGCGGTAGCCATGGTATCAGCGCTTGAGTTTGCtcgccctctgccgctgttgttgtttcttcGGTAGGGGGCAGACTCTGTTTGTGAGTGGGGAAGTGAATGTGCGTGTCCTCCAACGGatggcacgcacacgcacgcagactCCACCTGCGGCATTCCCGTATCAAGGCGCGAAAGCAAGGCAAACACGCGCCCAGAAATTTCAGAAGAGTCGCATGCGGGATGGGCACAACGAATGaagtgtgcgcgtgtgcgcgagtgcCGCGCGCCTCACCAAAGGGTCGTCTGCTGCTCGCAGTGCAGCCGCGCGCCCGAGCGAGCAGCTAGCCAGGGAGATCGAGACAACACGGGAGCAAGGCAGTTACcaggcgcagcgacagcctccgtcgcctcgcGTACGCCGGTGCAGTCTGTACACTCCGACACACGCCCGAGCTTACATGCACGTGCATGAGCCCTAAAACTCActcctttgtgtgtgtgtgtgtgtgttcggtGGCAAGGAGTCCAGTGAGACGAGTGAGGAAGAAGGCTAGcgctctgcccccccccctccttctctctcccctgtCATGACAAGCGAAGAGAGATGGAACATaagaaggcgaggagagggggcCGCGCCCTacaccgcacacacgcccacgcagAGAAATACATGCCCACAGCAGATGAGGTTCATGTCAATGAAAAAGTAGAAGCGTCGTGGCCGTGCCGCACCTCGCGCTCCTCGACCTCTTCTCAAAGAGGTCCATCCGTCTTGAGAAACAACGCGACCATGTCCTCGACGCTTGGGAAGTAGTCAGattcgtcgtcgtcatcgtcggcCTTCCCAGCTGGCAcgaccgccgccactgccgcttcCTTGCTGTGTGGACCAACATACCAGCCAGGAAGGGGctcaccagcgccaccggtTGCTGTACTGCCCCTTGTCCTTGCGGACGCCTCCGCGGCCTGGAGAcgcagacgacggcgcagctcgcgtgcctcggcgacgcagacgtTCTCGTAGAACGCCCGCGCGCATACGAGAATCTGGTCAAGGCTTATCTCACGGCTCAGTCCGTTCGCGAACTGTAGGAGCGTCTCGTACGCTTGTATGTGAGTTATGATCTGtgcggcgagcg
The sequence above is a segment of the Leishmania donovani BPK282A1 complete genome, chromosome 22 genome. Coding sequences within it:
- a CDS encoding protein kinase, putative, producing MGACVCVHVFRLLLCSRFFLFAVPSSSPAPPPRVSCPSSQKAFLRARVCVCASASVSVRQRVFAPSGPCRSYTHFHTNSTLTKGAILVLPLHPSFYVFLLLAFCVLPPPLPPSHTSGDVREVSAVSTALVGLSRLCACISRISPATA